CTTTTTGTCTTTAAATTTTCACTCATTTTTTATCCTTGATAATCAAAAAAAGTGCTATAAATATCGTTATCATACCCAGATACATAGTGGGAGTAAATGCTTCATTTAAAAACAACACGCCCAGTATTGACGCACTAATAGGGATGAGAAATGTCACCAAAAGCAGTTTGGTAGCACCCACACGCGCTAAGAGTTCAAAATATAAGATATACGCAATCGCTGTTGAAAAAATAGCCAAAAAAACCACATGTTTTAGGTGCTCAAATTGCTCTATATTTACCGCATGTATGGCCGTGTGAAAAAACAGATACATGATAAGTGAGCTACATGTAAGCATTCCAAAAGCTGAGAAAATCGGATCTTTTCCTTTTAAAATTTTACCAAAGATGCCAGCAAAAGCGTACGATATGGGGGCGATTAACGCGATGAGTTTATACACATCAACAACCATTTTTTCATGCGGATTCAAAAGAAATACAATACCTAAAAATCCTATAGTGATACCTAGAATTTTCAGTTTCGATAACTTTTCATCTTGGGTGAGAAGGTGAGCAAAAGATGCCACAAAAATAGGTGTTGTTGCATTAAAAAGTGAAGCCATGGAAGCAGTGATGCCGTTTTGAGCGTAGGTAAACGCTAGGAAAGGAATAACATTGTTTAAAATTCCCATGACCAAAAAAGAGAGCCAAAGCTTCCAATCAAAATCAAACTTAACGCGTTTGAGTAGCAAAAACCCAAAAAGCGTCAATGCTGCAAAAAAAACTCTGAAAAAAACAATCTGCTCATACGAAAAAAAGAGCAATGATTTGGCAATAAAATAAAAAGACGCTCCCCACAATAGCGAGAGAATGAGAAGTAAATTGAAGTTTTTAAGTTCCATATTAACCCTTTTTTTAGGGTTAGTGTATAGCAACACTGACACTAAAAACAATCCGAATCTTGCTGTTACCTTTAGGGTACAAGGCATAAAAATAGGGTGGCTTAGCGCTTTACTTTTTGGCAATAACCCATCTGAACTGCTGTTCGGTAACCACGGAGCCCCATTGGTTCCCATTTTCTTCTTTTATAAGCTCAAAGCCAAATGACTCATAAAGCTTTCGTGCTGCATGTAAGCCTTTAAATGTCCAAAGCTCTATCGCATCAAACCCTGATTTTTCACAAAATATGACTGCCTCGTGAAGCAGTTGGCGCCCAATCCCTTGACCTTGACATTTTTCATCCATGATAAACCATCGCAAGTGCGCGTTGTTGTCTCCTAAATCTTCGCCATCAATTGCAATTGAACCCACAATGGTGTCATTGTACCGTGCCATCCAAAGATTATTGCGAGGGTTGTTTAGACGACTGACAAATTCAGCCATTCCCATAGCGACTTTACTTTCAAAAAATTGTCCAAAATGGGAAGAGTGCGCGTAAAAAGTAGCGTGCATTTCAGTGACTCTGCCCACAACACCAGGACGATACCCTGAGTCTAGTGTGATTGCATTGAGCGTTGTGTTTGGGGTGGTTAAACGACATCCTTGCAAAGCCTCTGCGTAGGTGCAAAGCCCTTGTACAACGGCTTGCTGTTGCGAAACATCTAAATGTTCCATGGCAGTTTTAACTTGTTTTTGCCCGTACAAATGTATGGCTTCAACCGTTTTTTCACCTTGTTTTGTTAATAACAGATTTTTAATACGACCATCTTTGGGATCAGTATTTTCTATCACTTCGCCCGTTTTAATGAGTTTGTTGACCATTCTGCTAACACTTGATTTTTCCAAGCTGAGTGTATGCACAAGTTGCAACGCTGTCATAGCGCCTTGTTTTTCAATTTCTAACAATGCGTGAACGGCGGATGGGGAGTAGTTGGTCCCAGCCAAAGTCTTTTCCATGAACCCGAGTTCTCTTACCATGTGCCGTGAAGCCGTACGAATCTGGTTTATCGTAGAGGATGGATCTGTATTCATTTAAAAACCTTGTCCATGAAATA
Above is a genomic segment from Sulfurospirillum halorespirans DSM 13726 containing:
- a CDS encoding DMT family transporter; protein product: MELKNFNLLLILSLLWGASFYFIAKSLLFFSYEQIVFFRVFFAALTLFGFLLLKRVKFDFDWKLWLSFLVMGILNNVIPFLAFTYAQNGITASMASLFNATTPIFVASFAHLLTQDEKLSKLKILGITIGFLGIVFLLNPHEKMVVDVYKLIALIAPISYAFAGIFGKILKGKDPIFSAFGMLTCSSLIMYLFFHTAIHAVNIEQFEHLKHVVFLAIFSTAIAYILYFELLARVGATKLLLVTFLIPISASILGVLFLNEAFTPTMYLGMITIFIALFLIIKDKK
- a CDS encoding bifunctional helix-turn-helix transcriptional regulator/GNAT family N-acetyltransferase; translated protein: MNTDPSSTINQIRTASRHMVRELGFMEKTLAGTNYSPSAVHALLEIEKQGAMTALQLVHTLSLEKSSVSRMVNKLIKTGEVIENTDPKDGRIKNLLLTKQGEKTVEAIHLYGQKQVKTAMEHLDVSQQQAVVQGLCTYAEALQGCRLTTPNTTLNAITLDSGYRPGVVGRVTEMHATFYAHSSHFGQFFESKVAMGMAEFVSRLNNPRNNLWMARYNDTIVGSIAIDGEDLGDNNAHLRWFIMDEKCQGQGIGRQLLHEAVIFCEKSGFDAIELWTFKGLHAARKLYESFGFELIKEENGNQWGSVVTEQQFRWVIAKK